A region from the Nostoc sp. HK-01 genome encodes:
- a CDS encoding short-chain dehydrogenase/reductase SDR — translation MFNVENKVIAITGASSGIGEATAKLLAKHGAKVVLGARRTEKLEKIVAEIHTSGGQAEFKAVDVTSRQDVKAFIDFAVEKFGRIDVIYNNAGIMPLSHLNDLKVEEWDNMINVNIHGVLNGIAAGLPIMEAQGSGQFINTASIASHAVFPTAAVYCATKYAVWAISEGLRQESKNIRVTTISPGVVETELGSDISQESGKDALKEFRKVSLQPDAIAQAVLYAVSQPDNVDINEVIVRPTASPV, via the coding sequence ATGTTCAACGTGGAAAATAAAGTTATTGCCATTACCGGTGCTAGTAGTGGGATTGGAGAAGCGACTGCTAAATTACTCGCTAAACACGGTGCAAAAGTTGTTTTAGGTGCAAGACGAACTGAAAAGCTAGAAAAAATTGTTGCAGAGATTCACACCTCTGGCGGTCAAGCCGAATTCAAAGCGGTAGATGTCACCAGTCGCCAAGATGTAAAAGCGTTTATTGACTTTGCTGTAGAAAAGTTTGGGCGGATTGATGTTATTTATAACAATGCAGGTATTATGCCTTTGTCGCATCTCAACGACTTGAAAGTTGAGGAATGGGACAACATGATTAACGTCAATATTCATGGTGTATTGAATGGAATTGCAGCTGGTTTACCGATTATGGAAGCCCAAGGTAGTGGTCAGTTTATTAATACTGCTTCCATCGCTTCTCATGCAGTATTCCCTACAGCTGCGGTTTACTGCGCGACAAAATATGCTGTGTGGGCGATATCTGAAGGATTGCGCCAGGAATCCAAAAATATCCGCGTCACTACAATTTCTCCTGGTGTAGTTGAGACTGAACTTGGTTCTGATATTAGCCAAGAGTCAGGCAAAGATGCGTTAAAAGAATTCCGCAAAGTTTCACTGCAACCAGATGCGATCGCTCAAGCAGTCTTGTATGCTGTGTCTCAACCGGATAATGTAGATATTAATGAAGTGATTGTCCGACCAACAGCCAGCCCTGTGTAA
- a CDS encoding short-chain dehydrogenase/reductase SDR produces MVASTQQEKLQPPQQQKPPGTESQMQPRPKAKDEQYRGSGKLKNKVALITGGDSGIGRAVAIAFAKEGADVAIVYLNEHGDATETKNLVEQQGRRALTIAGDITDETVCQNAVKQTLGEFGKLDILVNNAAEQHPQKSIEDITKEQLERTFRTNIFSMFYLTKAALKHLKAGSAIINTTSVTAYKGSPQLLDYSATKGAIVAFTRSLSQNLVEKKIRVNAVAPGPIWTPLIPSTFPEEKVETFGKQVPMERPGQPEEVAPSYVFLASDDASYISGQVIHVNGGEVING; encoded by the coding sequence ATGGTAGCATCAACACAACAAGAAAAATTACAACCGCCACAGCAGCAAAAACCACCAGGTACTGAATCGCAAATGCAGCCAAGACCGAAAGCTAAAGATGAACAGTATCGCGGTAGTGGTAAATTAAAAAATAAAGTTGCATTAATTACAGGTGGAGATAGTGGTATTGGTCGTGCTGTAGCGATCGCATTTGCTAAAGAAGGCGCAGATGTAGCGATTGTTTACCTGAATGAACATGGAGATGCAACAGAAACAAAAAATTTAGTAGAACAACAAGGTAGACGCGCGTTAACTATAGCAGGTGACATTACCGACGAAACTGTTTGTCAAAATGCTGTAAAACAAACACTAGGTGAATTTGGTAAACTAGATATTTTGGTAAATAACGCCGCTGAACAACACCCACAAAAAAGCATTGAAGATATTACCAAAGAACAGTTAGAGAGGACTTTTCGCACAAATATTTTTTCAATGTTTTACCTAACAAAAGCAGCATTAAAACATTTAAAAGCAGGTAGCGCTATCATCAACACTACCTCAGTAACTGCTTATAAAGGTAGTCCTCAACTATTAGATTACTCTGCTACCAAAGGTGCGATCGTGGCTTTTACTCGTTCGCTATCACAAAATTTAGTAGAAAAGAAAATTCGAGTCAATGCTGTCGCACCTGGCCCCATTTGGACACCATTAATTCCCTCAACTTTTCCTGAAGAAAAAGTCGAAACTTTTGGTAAACAAGTACCAATGGAAAGACCAGGACAACCAGAAGAAGTAGCACCTAGTTATGTATTTTTAGCTTCTGATGATGCTTCTTACATTTCTGGTCAAGTCATTCATGTCAATGGTGGAGAAGTTATCAACGGTTAA
- a CDS encoding O-methyltransferase family protein, whose product MTTQTLGLEPNLYEYLLSVSVREPEILTQLRQETAQHPMGRMQIAPEQGQLMSLLVKLIGAQKTLEIGVFTGYSTLVVALALPKTGKVVACDISEEFTAIARRYWQQAGVAEKIDLHIAPALETLDSLLASDEAETFDFAFIDADKSNYDNYYERSLQLVRPGGLIVIDNVLWSGRVADSQVQDNRTKKIRAFNQKLHQDSRITLSLIPIADGLTLALKN is encoded by the coding sequence ATGACTACTCAAACGTTGGGTTTAGAGCCAAATTTATATGAATATTTGCTTTCTGTGTCTGTGCGCGAACCAGAAATATTAACGCAATTACGCCAAGAAACCGCCCAACATCCAATGGGAAGGATGCAAATTGCACCAGAACAAGGACAGTTGATGTCTTTGCTAGTAAAGTTAATAGGAGCGCAGAAAACTTTAGAAATTGGGGTATTTACGGGCTATAGTACTTTAGTTGTGGCGTTAGCACTGCCAAAAACAGGCAAAGTTGTAGCTTGTGATATTAGTGAAGAGTTTACCGCGATCGCTCGTCGTTATTGGCAACAAGCCGGAGTCGCCGAGAAAATAGATCTACATATCGCCCCAGCACTGGAAACTTTGGATAGTTTGTTAGCCAGTGATGAAGCCGAAACCTTTGATTTTGCGTTCATCGATGCCGACAAAAGCAATTATGATAATTATTATGAGCGATCGCTACAACTAGTCCGTCCAGGTGGATTAATTGTCATTGATAATGTTTTATGGTCAGGTAGAGTTGCAGATAGCCAAGTTCAAGACAATCGCACCAAAAAAATCCGCGCTTTCAATCAAAAACTCCACCAAGATTCCCGCATTACCCTTAGTTTAATTCCCATCGCCGACGGCTTAACCTTGGCACTTAAGAACTAA
- a CDS encoding tRNA modification GTPase TrmE — MSEIFATTGTIAAIATAVVPQQGSVSIVRVSGSQAMAIAQMLFHAPGKQAWESHRILYGYIRHPQTQQLIDEALLLVMKAPRSYTREDVVEFHCHGGIIAVQQVLQLCLENGARLAQPGEFTLRAFLNGRLDLTQAESIADLVGAKSPQAAQTALAGLQGKLAHPIRQLRANCLDILAEIEARIDFEEDLPPLDDKSIISEIDKITAEITQLLTTRDKGELLRTGLKVAIVGRPNVGKSSLLNAWSRSDRAIVTDLPGTTRDVVESQLVVGGIPIQVLDTAGIRETADQVEKIGVERSRRAANAADLVLFTIDAGAGWTEGDQEIYAQVQHRPLILVINKVDLVDETTSKDLQSKIQNPKSKILTAASQNQGIDDLETAILAKVKLEKIQAADMDLAINQRQAAALTQAKISLEQVQATIAQQLPLDFWTIDLRGAIQALGEITGEEVTESVLDRIFSRFCIGK, encoded by the coding sequence ATGTCAGAAATCTTTGCCACTACTGGAACCATCGCGGCGATCGCTACTGCTGTTGTCCCCCAACAAGGTAGCGTCAGTATTGTGCGCGTGTCTGGTTCCCAAGCAATGGCGATCGCCCAAATGTTATTTCACGCCCCCGGAAAGCAAGCTTGGGAAAGCCATCGCATTCTCTACGGTTACATTCGCCATCCCCAGACGCAACAACTAATAGATGAAGCCTTACTGTTAGTAATGAAAGCACCGCGTTCTTACACCCGCGAAGATGTGGTGGAATTTCATTGTCATGGTGGAATTATTGCTGTCCAACAAGTTTTGCAATTATGTCTGGAAAATGGCGCAAGATTAGCACAGCCGGGAGAATTTACCTTACGAGCGTTTTTGAATGGCAGACTAGATTTAACCCAAGCCGAAAGTATTGCTGATTTAGTCGGGGCGAAATCTCCCCAAGCCGCCCAAACTGCTTTAGCTGGTTTACAAGGAAAATTAGCTCATCCCATCCGCCAGTTACGCGCTAACTGTTTGGATATTTTGGCAGAAATTGAAGCGCGAATTGATTTTGAGGAAGATTTACCCCCGCTGGATGATAAGAGCATTATCTCAGAAATTGACAAGATTACCGCAGAAATTACCCAATTATTAACAACTAGAGATAAAGGTGAACTGTTGCGTACAGGGTTAAAAGTGGCAATTGTCGGTCGTCCGAATGTGGGTAAATCAAGCTTGTTGAATGCTTGGAGCCGGAGCGATCGCGCCATTGTTACCGACTTACCCGGCACAACCCGCGATGTGGTGGAATCGCAATTAGTGGTGGGTGGAATTCCTATACAAGTGCTAGACACCGCAGGCATTCGAGAAACCGCAGACCAAGTAGAAAAAATCGGCGTAGAGCGATCGCGTCGTGCTGCTAATGCTGCCGATTTAGTTTTGTTTACCATCGATGCTGGCGCAGGTTGGACTGAAGGCGACCAAGAAATTTACGCCCAAGTACAACATCGTCCCTTAATTTTAGTCATTAATAAAGTTGATTTAGTTGATGAAACTACAAGCAAAGACCTCCAATCCAAAATCCAAAATCCAAAATCTAAAATCCTCACCGCCGCTTCTCAAAATCAAGGGATTGATGATTTAGAAACAGCCATTTTAGCAAAAGTAAAACTAGAAAAAATTCAAGCGGCTGATATGGATTTAGCAATTAATCAAAGACAAGCAGCCGCTTTAACTCAAGCTAAAATCTCCTTAGAACAAGTACAAGCTACAATTGCTCAACAATTACCCCTTGACTTTTGGACAATTGATTTGCGTGGTGCTATTCAAGCATTAGGAGAAATTACTGGCGAAGAAGTTACCGAGTCGGTTTTAGATCGCATTTTTAGCCGCTTTTGTATTGGGAAATAA